A region of Candidatus Neomarinimicrobiota bacterium DNA encodes the following proteins:
- a CDS encoding CDP-alcohol phosphatidyltransferase family protein has translation MADLSQATAWKPRLANLITFTTLAMAIASIALSIEGAYRLACALILTGYLLDGVDGEVARRMGGISDFGTQLDSLVDLVHFGVAITVLISQHLRNGPVGGWPIWVFLVGYVIAACFRLARFNLADGNNKQVTTGLTISTGGAYLTLTVLANLGFGQPFVSDWIFLPLLLIVSLLMVSRIPFPDLKGLLHYRVPVLATFGAGALVSLWLSWEFGLFAMWTVYVLFGTIRAGIRAFD, from the coding sequence ATGGCCGATCTCTCTCAAGCCACAGCCTGGAAGCCTCGATTGGCCAATCTGATCACCTTCACGACGCTTGCGATGGCGATCGCCTCGATAGCGCTCTCAATCGAAGGGGCCTACCGGTTGGCGTGTGCGTTGATCCTGACTGGCTACTTGCTTGATGGAGTGGATGGCGAAGTAGCGCGACGCATGGGCGGCATTTCCGACTTCGGTACGCAACTCGATTCACTGGTCGATCTGGTTCATTTCGGAGTGGCCATTACCGTGCTGATCAGCCAGCACCTGCGTAATGGTCCGGTGGGGGGTTGGCCGATCTGGGTATTCCTGGTGGGCTACGTGATCGCTGCTTGTTTTCGACTGGCCCGCTTTAACCTCGCTGACGGAAACAACAAGCAGGTCACCACCGGCCTCACGATTTCGACTGGTGGCGCCTATCTGACTCTGACGGTGCTGGCGAACCTTGGATTCGGCCAGCCATTCGTTTCCGATTGGATCTTCCTCCCCTTGCTGCTGATCGTCTCGCTGCTGATGGTGAGTCGCATCCCCTTCCCGGACTTGAAAGGCCTGCTGCACTATCGAGTCCCGGTGCTGGCCACTTTCGGCGCGGGCGCGCTCGTTTCCCTTTGGCTTTCCTGGGAATTCGGACTTTTTGCTATGTGGACCGTCTACGTCTTGTTTGGAACGATCCGAGCGGGAATCCGGGCCTTCGATTGA